In the Oncorhynchus keta strain PuntledgeMale-10-30-2019 unplaced genomic scaffold, Oket_V2 Un_contig_20403_pilon_pilon, whole genome shotgun sequence genome, one interval contains:
- the LOC127920727 gene encoding uncharacterized protein LOC127920727: MLFPFSPGYDHRALSQSLDLPVCVVEDHLTSEAVNEMEQSNSTRSRATSVMETTEEGKLNNVEHLTLMDFLQNLTEKQWRGIREGMFDPLTKQQLAGLCLRIVQFLSDKLMQIIIPGLYELLGIQDAASSPLSQRSLTASLTSLLDDKTNTKSRVRFTEAGVTKRPGSRKSYNSFRIPTPYPSSNCVEQEEEEEQESQLKFKEIYLTKGSGSYLPNGAMR, from the exons ATGTTGTTTCCATTCTCTCCTGGTTATGACCATAGAGCCTTGTCCCAGTCTCTAgacctgcctgtctgtgtggtggAGGACCACCTGACCTCTGAAGCTGTCAATGAGATG GAGCAGAGCAATTCTACCAGGAGCAGAGCAACCTCAGTGATGGAAACCACAGAAGAGGGGAAGCTCAACAATGTAGAACATCTGACACTTATGGACTTCCTTCAAAACCTAACTGAGAA GCAATGGAGGGGGATTCGTGAGGGCATGTTTGACCCG CTGACAAAACAACAGCTTGCCGGCTTGTGTCTGAGGATTGTCCAGTTTTTATCGGACAAGCTGATGCAGATCATCATCCCAGGTCTTTACGAACTACTGGGCATCCAAGatgctgcctcctctccattgTCACAGAGATCTCTCACAGCGTCACTCACCAGTCTGTTAGACGATAAGACTAACACCAAGTCCCGCGTGAGATTTACTGAGGCTGGTGTAACTAAGAGGCCAGGCAGTCGAAAGTCTTACAATAGCTTTCGCATCCCGACTCCCTACCCTTCCTCCAACTGTGTGgagcaggaagaggaagaagagcagGAATCACAACTTAAGTTCAAGGAGATTTACCTGACTAAGGGCAGTGGAAGCTACCTGCCCAATGGGGCCATGAGgtaa